A section of the Etheostoma cragini isolate CJK2018 chromosome 12, CSU_Ecrag_1.0, whole genome shotgun sequence genome encodes:
- the nmnat2 gene encoding nicotinamide/nicotinic acid mononucleotide adenylyltransferase 2: MELQLQQDTRWWKLLSYYGVSVGQRVTGCILSNVNTPLTTPVIGQPQNEAPPIFQNHNTMNHKPTAIKLWGKLSENLGKICCVRPHTDRFTFVDENANLGPAMRYEEIELRILLLCGSDLLESFCIPGLWKDSDMEVIVGDFGIVVVPRDGADTEKIMNHSSILRKFKDNITVVKDGMSHPMSIVSSTKSRLALQHGDGHVVDYLSQPVIDYILQSQLYINASG, translated from the exons TTACTGAGTTATTATGGTGTTTCTGTTGGTCAGAGAGTCACCGGCTGCATTCTGTCCAACGTCAACACGCCGCTGACGACTCCTGTGATTGGTCAGCCACAGAACGAGGCTCCGCCCATCTTCCAGAACCACAACACCATGAACCACAAACCCACCGCCA TCAAACTGTGGGGGAAGCTGAGTGAGAACCTGGGGAAGATCTGCTGCGTCCGTCCTCACACCGACCGCTTCACCTTCGTCG ATGAAAACGCGAACCTGGGCCCGGCCATGCGATACGAGGAGATCG AGTTACGCATCTTGCTCCTGTGTGGCAGTGATCTCCTGGAGTCCTTCTGCATCCCTGGCCTGTGGAAGGACAGTGAT ATGGAGGTGATCGTGGGAGATTTTGGGATCGTGGTTGTTCCTCGTGATGGAGCCGACACAGAGAAGATCATGAATCACTCCTCCATCCTTCGCAAGTTCAAG GACAACATCACCGTGGTGAAAGACGGGATGAGCCACCCGATGTCCATCGTCAGCTCCACCAAGAGCAG ACTGGCCCTGCAGCACGGAGACGGCCATGTTGTGGACTACCTGAGTCAGCCCGTCATAGACTACATCCTGCAGAGTCAGCTGTACATCAACGCCTCCGggtag